The Meriones unguiculatus strain TT.TT164.6M chromosome 18, Bangor_MerUng_6.1, whole genome shotgun sequence genome segment CACCCTCTCTCAAaactaactaaccaactaaccaacaTAACAAACCCCACAAACACAAAGCAGACCAAGGCGAGAGAGCCCTGAGGAACGGTGCCTAAGGCTGCCCTTTGGTCTACACTTGTATCACATGGAACGGCAGCACCTGGCTGGACCAGATGTGTTCAGCTTGAGGGTCAACACACTGTGACAGGGCCTGGGCTCAGAAACCACTCCAGGAGAGCTACCAGGAGAAACAGGGTACCCTTCTTGCCTTCTGGATCTGCACACACTAAACCCTAGCTAGCAATGCCCAGGACTGAGCAAAGCAGGTAATTAGCTCATGGCTTAGTTAGGTGAAACTTGCTTCTGGCTAGTAATCTAAACATGCAAACAACTAGGGACAAATAAACTTATTCTACAgaaaccaaccaagcaaccatAAGTCACATAACAAACGCCTTTGATTTTACAAGCAAGTTAGCATCCGCCTACCTACCTGCCCCTGTCGTTATCGCTATAGCTATAGACAGTGAAAGGGCAGGACTGGGctccaatattttatttataaaagcgAGAAACATTTTGGCTCATGGTACTCCATGAGTCTCAGGGGACAGCATGGCTTCTAGAGGGGTCACAGCCCAGTCGGGTCCTCCATGGGACAGTAACTTCCCAGAGTTCAGTGCTGTCCTGAGTTTGTATGTGGTGTCAGAGCAGGGCACTATGTTTGGGAGTTTCCAGTCAGGTGGTGAGTGCGGAACCTAGCATGAACAGGGGCTGCTCTGGAAAAGGCTGAGCCATCCTTCTAAGATGCATCAACTCCTGCCCCAATCCATGTGGTCTCTGGGCAAGCACTGCCCTTATCTGGGACCTAGAGCCTCTGTGCTCAGTTTCTGACCACCTGCCCTTCTCTGGTGACGGCCCAGTTATAGCTCTTCGGAGAGTCCAGTGCTGCTTCTATCCGTGCCTCCAGGTTCTCCCGAGTGATGAAGTTCTTTGCCTCCTCCTAGGGGATGAGAGAGGTTAACTGTATGGGAACTCATCAGAGCTGGTCATCTACACAGCTTACTGTTTCCAGCTCACAGAGGCTGGCGTGTCCAAAGGCCCCAGGATCTCTTCGAGTGTCCCACCAATCTTGCAGCACGACAGTACTAGGTGACCATCATAGTCCTCATCCTGGGACAATCACCCATCAGATCTCTCAGCCACAACCCACGAACCAATCGTGACGACCCGGCTAGAGGGGGTGCACTCCCTCTTATACTTTCAGAAAGCTTCGTTCTCAGTTATGGGTTTCCCCGATTTCAAGTTTCACAGGGTAATACTACCTGCAACCTTTCACTGACTATCACCTGGGagggcacacaaacacaccctcTATGTGCAGAGCAAAAAGCCCCCCGACGACCTGGTCAGTTCACCCCCTGTGCTGCTCGCCCCACAGCCTCCCTTTTTGGAGTGGCCAATGCCCACAACTCCCCACAACCCGGCCCACCTGCAGTTGGAGCACTTCTTGCTCTTTCAGTTGCTCCCAAGCCTGCTCCTCCCGGACCCTCCGGGCCTGCTCCTCGGCTCGTCGCAGCTCCTCGGCCTGTGCTTCCAGCCGCAACCTAGCTATCCTGCGAGGGGCAAGAAGCGGAGGGTGAGCGGGGCGGCGGCGGAGCCCGGCCCGGCCCCCCGAGCCCCGCGCCTCTCGCACCGCAGCTCCCGCAGACGCCGGTTCTCTTCCTCGTTCCAAGCCATCAGCTCCCGGTGCTCCGCGGCGGCCTCCTGCACCCTGCGCTCGGCCAGGACCCCGGCTCGAGCCTCGTGTGCCTTCCTCCGCACCTCGAACACGAACTCTCGCCTGGGTGAGGACGGGCTTCAGGTCAGCACCCAGCCCCCCGCCCCAACACTTCCCGGAGGCGCCGAGGGCCGCCTGCCCTTCACACACCTGAGCGCGCGCACGGTCTCCCGGTAGTGCCGGTAGCGCTCGGTCAGCACGTAGAGCTCCGCAGGGTCTACGGCGGGCGGCATCTTCAGGAGCCCGACCTTGGACTTGGCAGGCGGGTCGTGGCGGCTCTTACGGCCGCGCACGGGCAGGAGCGGCACGGCTGGGGGCTGGGCCCTGGTCCGCGCGGCCAGGCGGTTCAGGACGCGCAACATGACAGCCGGAGCCCCGCTCCCCGCCCGGCCCGGAAGTGGCCGCGGAGCACCACGGGAGCGTCATGTCCCCGCCCCGCTAGGAGGAGCTCTCCTTGTCTAGCCCACTGCCTCCCGGAGTTTCGGGGGGAGTGGGCGGGGCGGAGGGGGAACCCTGGAGACCGCAGCTTGATGGACGGAGTCGCCCGCGAGTGACAGCCACACTACTGGGTGCTCCGTCTGCTGGTTCACAAGCTCGGACAGCGCCCCCAAGCGTGAGTCGGCTGCTCTGGCGGGCGGCCTGCCTACCCTTTCCGGCCCGAGGCACGGGATTCGGAGCTCCCAGCCGCTTAGATTAGGCTTACACTTTCTCTTTTAGAAAGCGCTTTAAACTTGATCACCACGCTTCCTTGCACCGCGCTGCCCTGTTGTGGTCTTGGGCAGCTCTGCAGTTGCAGTGAGTTCTGTGTGACTCAGCCTGTTCTTCTGAACTGGGCGGCCTGTGTGAGGTGACCCTTGTCCTCTTCCACCTGACCGGGGTCTTCCCATCTAGAGAAATATTAGCCTGTCAAGAAGCCTAGGGGACTCACAGCTGCTTTTATTTATGGGgcttttcctccccttctttttagcttatttattttttatttatttatttttttataatttattcactttacatcccgattgtatGTCCCTCCCTTGCCACCTCCCAGTCCCTtttcctcccatcctcctcctccagtcctcagaaagggaaGCCCACCTCCCCTATcgtctgaccccagcctatcgaatctcattaggactgtctgcatcctcttcctttgtaggCTGATCCTACAAAGCAggcagagtctatgtcagagacagaccctgcgccccacatggagactgagctgcttaccTGCTACATCCGGGCAGGGGGttagtcctctccatgcatggtccttggttggtacatagGTCTCTGTAGGGTGCCCTGGCCCAGaattgttggctctgttggtcttcttgtggatctcctgtcccctcctggtccttctatccccccacttttccgtaagactccctgtgctccgcCCAAAACTTTTTAGTGTCGTTTCCACTACAGCAGAATAAACAGCCTGCAGTGCAGGTACAGAGGGCATCCATCCCAGACATTTCTCatttccctcccacccccagctaGGAGAGCTGCTGGTTCAGATTGCTAGGGAACTCTCATCAGTATCGGCAACATCAGATTCTGCAGAGAACACCAGAGCAGTGGATCTCCGTGAGCCTGATCTacattctgagttccaggccagccagggctatacagtgagaccctgtcttaaaaacggGTCAGGATGGACTACATGTGGGAGTGCCCTGGAGGCTCAGAGACAAGTGGGGTGGCTATATGcctgactctccctccccctgcAAAATCAGAGGTTGCTCACATCCTGCTCTCAACTTCCAGGCCCAGGGTGGGTGGAGGAGGCCCAGCCTGCACCTGCTTCCTCAGTCAGGCTTGGGAGATGCGATGCCAGAGGGCACCCTGTAGTCCTGGAGCCGGCTGGAGTCTGCTGTTACTCCAGGGTGCCAGCCATAAGACAGTTGCTGAGCCTGAGGATCGGGATGGATGATCATGGAAGCAGGCCTCGAGTTCCACCCTAGCCAGGAGCATTGCAGGGTTGCTGTTAAAGTCAGGGACCCAGCACTCCCACATGAGTAGGAGTCTATCTCACccgtttttgagacaaggtcttactagaTGGCcccgggctggcctggaattcacaagtAGATCAGGCTCACTGAGATCCACTCACcactgtctcctaagtgctgggattaaaggcatgtgccaccacgtgTGGTCTAATGCTTTCTTCTTCAAGGTCACCCTAGACAACCAGCTTCTCAGATATTTTCAGTGCCTGGACCAAGAGAGTATTCGAGGGTATGAGCCATTTCCTCCCTAACCGTGCTGGCTCTCAAGTCTTCTCAGCTGGTCAGGTCCACCCATACATACACCCTTTGTGGGGTTTCATAAATTTAAGAGGTTTTAGGCCTAAAATGGATGAAGGGTGGAGTAATTTTGAGCATCAAATGCTACAGGCCTGCTGGGGATGTGGACTGGAATGCAATGGTGATGGAAGCAAGTGTTTCCATTTGCTGACCCTCCCTGCTAAGGTGGCAAGATAAATTGTTAAGGAACAAGTTGGAAACGGAGGCTTTTCTGGGTAGTTTGTTGGTAGAGGAACATGGCATGATATACTTGGgactgagacagagtttctctgtgtaacagagacctggctgtcctggactctttgcaggccaggctggccttcaactcacagagatcctcctgtctctgccatcacacccagcccaTTAACAAATATAAAGTTGCTGCTGGCTTTTAAGGTTACCTGACAGATGCTCCCCCATCTTAGGATCTTCCTAGGAATCTGAGGTTGAGACAAAAATcaaaatggagctggagagatggctcagcagtgagatcttgaatttgattcccagtatccacatcaGGAAGCTCAAAGTCGCCTGTAACTTCAGTACCTAGGGATCcaacactcttctggcctctaaagaAACTCACAGTGTGCATGACGcagaagtaaaaaataataaatccttttttaaaccagtttttaaaaataaatttttaatgataattatttttatgttcattagtgttttgccttcatgtgtatctgtgtgagaatgtcagatcccctggaactggagttagatagttgtgagctgccatgttggtgctgggaattgaacccaggttctctggaagggcagtcagtcctcttaaccactgagctatctctcctacccaaaataataaatcttacaaaaccaaaaaaccaaaacaaaaaacaaagaacacaaaacacaaaacaccaaaaaacctaAAATGGTGGACCTTCTCATCGGGCTAAGGTATTTGCTGTCAAGCCCAAGGACATGAATTCAATCCTGGAAGTCACATGGTAGAAGGGAACAACCAATTTGTTCTCTGACCTGCATTTTATGgcttgtatgtacacacacagacacagacacagacacacacatacacacacacacacacacacacacacacgcaaaaaaacaaaaaacaaaaaactgaaaaggaTACAAAGTAGTCAAAAGGGGGACACAGCCCTTTCCCTGAGCTTCTGAACTTCACTGACAGATAAATTACCATACAGACTTGTTGGGAACAAATCCATAAGGAACTTTTTTGGAATCTTTTTTCTTAACAGGGGCTTCTG includes the following:
- the Mrps26 gene encoding small ribosomal subunit protein mS26; protein product: MLRVLNRLAARTRAQPPAVPLLPVRGRKSRHDPPAKSKVGLLKMPPAVDPAELYVLTERYRHYRETVRALRREFVFEVRRKAHEARAGVLAERRVQEAAAEHRELMAWNEEENRRLRELRIARLRLEAQAEELRRAEEQARRVREEQAWEQLKEQEVLQLQEEAKNFITRENLEARIEAALDSPKSYNWAVTREGQVVRN